The following coding sequences are from one Diabrotica virgifera virgifera chromosome 2, PGI_DIABVI_V3a window:
- the LOC114337535 gene encoding lipid droplet-regulating VLDL assembly factor AUP1, whose product MANIEIRHLLQINRIPESDITLILFILYLPVGLVLILLRSFILLSLFLITQVLPDTPVSQKLINRIACVGLGISIHVENPKVKDNVHMYISNSLSIFDQIAVCSASGAVSPSCRTTLEKVLGLSTYCFGSITNLDNFKNNIKQFMVEKKSPLYFAPEEKLTNGKALLKFKTYPFEFANKVQPVCIRIERPFLDVAVTTVGSTFVSDMLYFLFVPITNYKLTFLAPLEKRTMSDDEFGEIVRQNMATSLKIQITDYTSHDLAEWEKRTLADPPQRPQTRFANRTMNPELQRMGKQVKEVLPHVPLTAIYSDLYVTRNVDITITNILEGRVVFTPEQPSATTTSLPSTSSISPSSNVTGASTSGGSKTSFNTAASSFPRSASERSRSFQERKEQLIATARRRYIEKHNLDIPI is encoded by the exons gataCCAGAAAGTGATATCACCTTAATATTGTTCATACTCTACCTCCCcgttggattagtattaatactaTTAAGATCATTTATACTCTTGAGTCTCTTTCTCATCACTCAGGTTTTACCAGACACACCAGTTTCTCAGAAACTCATTAATAGAATAGCATGTGTAGGATTAGGAATATCAATTCACGTCGAAAATCCTAAAGTTAAGGACAATGTCCATATGTACATTAGCAATAGTTTATCTATTTTCGACCAGATAGCAGTTTGTAGTGCCTCTGGAGCTGTTTCG CCTAGCTGCAGAACGACTCTAGAAAAAGTATTAGGGCTTAGTACTTATTGCTTTGGATCGATCACAAATCTGGATAATTTTAAGAATAATATCAAACAATTTATGGTAGAAAAGAAATCACCTTTGTACTTTGCCCCAGAAGAAAAACTCACCAACGGAAAGGCGCTTTTGAAGTTCAAAACATATCCATTTGAGTTTGCCAATAAG GTTCAACCTGTCTGCATTAGAATAGAGAGGCCATTTTTGGACGTAGCTGTCACGACTGTAGGATCAACATTCGTTAGTGATAtgttatattttctttttgtaccaATAACTAATTACAAACTCACTTTCTTGGCTCCCTTAGAAAAGAGAACAATGTCTGACGATGAATTTGGAGAGATAGTGCGGCAGAATATGGCTACATCTTTAAAG ATACAAATAACCGATTATACCTCACACGATTTAGCAGAATGGGAGAAAAGAACATTGGCAGATCCTCCACAAAGGCCGCAAACCCGGTTTGCTAACAGAACTATGAATCCTGAGCTGCAAAGGATGGGTAAACAAGTGAAAGAAGTTTTGCCCCATGTTCCACTTACCGCTATTTATAGTGATCTAT ATGTAACTAGAAACGTAGACATAACAATAACAAACATCCTAGAGGGACGCGTCGTCTTCACGCCCGAGCAACCTTCAGCAACTACCACTAGCCTACCTTCAACTTCGTCTATTTCACCTAGTTCTAACGTAACAGGAGCTTCCACTTCCGGCGGCAGTAAAACGTCCTTCAACACTGCCGCCTCCTCGTTTCCCAGATCTGCATCCGAGCGCAGCAGGTCGTTCCAGGAACGCAAGGAACAGCTGATCGCCACCGCAAGAAGGCGCTATATCGAAAAACACAACCTCGATATACCGATTTAG